Below is a genomic region from Actinoallomurus bryophytorum.
CGTAGGGGGCGGTCACTTGTTTCAGGACATGGCGCCACAAGCTGATGTGGGCGTCCAGGTCCGGGTCCTTCATGCGTACCCAGGCCTCGTCGCGGACTCGGAGGTTGACCAGGAGGACGCCCAGCCAGGCGACCTCGTCGGTGGTCGGCGGGTCAGAACCCTTGCACGCTCGCTCTAACAGGTCGCGGACCAGTGGCACGCCTTCCGTGATCATGTGGGTCGGCACCTTGTGGGTGTCGGACTCCGCCCAGGTGGCCAGCCTTAGTTCGGCTTTCGCGGTGGATTGCCGCATCTGTTCGCCGCCCGTGGGCTCCAGTGTGCGTTCGAGGTCGCGGCGGTCCGGTAAGGCGACCATGCCTCCCGCGATGGCCGCGGCGGCCACTGGGCTCGTATCAATGTCGACGTACGTGCCTTCGGATGGGCAGCAGGCGCTGTCGGAGCACAGATAGGACCAGAATCTGCCGGCCTCGACGCGTAACGCCTCGCGCAGCCGTACGCCCGACGCGTCCAGGTGGCCTCGTACCCGGTCGACCATGGGGGTCACCCGGTCGGCCGATCCATAGCCCGCGACGATCACCCCCTCCGGCCGGCGGCGGGCTACCAGGTCTGTGATGTGCTCCAGCAACGCGTCCTGTGCGGTCAGGTCCAGCCGGACCGCGTACGCGCCTCGCGCGTTGTCGCATGCCAGCACGACCACGCTGTCGGCTGGATGGAATCCGATGAGGTAGGGGATCGCGGCGACGACGTCGGCGGGCGACCGGAGTCGCAGGGTGTTGAGGCTCATGTTCATCGAGCGTGCCGTTGTCCGTCTCGCGGCGACACCCCTTGGGCGTTCTGTGGATAACCGGCTGAGGCTTGGGACTGTGGGCCGGAACGAGCGAAGCGGAACAGGCGCAGAGAGAGGGAGAGGGAGAGGGAAGGAGATTAGACCGACGGGGAACGTGGCGTGGCGATGGCGACCAGCAGCGTGTACAACCGTTGAGGCTGTGAGGCCGCCAGGCTGCCAGGCCATGAGGCCGCGAGGCCGCCAGGCCATGAGGTCATGAGGGCGCGAGGCCACGAGGCCACGAGGCCACGAGGCCACGAGGCCACGAGGTCAGGAGGGCGCGAGGCCATGAGGTCACGACGTCGCGAGGCCAGGAGGGCGCGAGGCCAGGAGGGCGCGAGGCCAGGAGGCCACGACGTCACGAGGCCGGGCGGTCGTGAGGCCGTGAGCCGACCACAGCTACGAGAAGCCAGCCACGGCGACGAGATGCCAACAAGGCCAGGTCAGTACACGTGCGGGCAAAGCGTCACGTAGGACGCGATAGCCTCATAGAGCACACCGAGCGCGTCGACCCGCGCCACGCCTGTGCCGCTTTCGTGCCGTGATCCGGTGCCGGCGGCTTACGAGACGAACGACCCACGGTCGGTGTTCGTCGCGGAAGGACCAGCCCTGCCATCACCGCTGCTTGCGATACGTGCTCCCGGATTGACTGTGCATGAGTGCGCGCTTAGTGCCAGGGTTACGGGAATGTTTCGCCTGTCTTCGGCAGTGATGGTCGACGAATGAGCACTCCCTACGATGAACGGCCGTGGCTTCGGTTCTACGCCGAAGGCGTACCGGCCAACGTCCAGATACCCGACGTGCCGTTGACGTATCTGCTCGACGCCTCCGCCGAGCGGTTTCCGAACCGCAAGGCGTTGATGTTCTTCGGGCGCTCGATGACGTACGCGCGGCTGCTGAGTGAGGTCAACCGGTTCGCCGGGGCGTTGCGGCGCATCGGCGTCCGCAAGGGCGAGCGCGTGGCGATGATTCTTCCGAACTGTCCCCAGGAGGTCATCGCCTTCTACGCGATCCTGCGGATCGGGGCCATCGTGGTCCCCACCAACCCGCTCTACACCGCGTCGGAGCTGCGCCACCAGCTCGCCGACTCCGGCGCACGAGTGGTCATCGTCTTCGACAAGGCGTACGAGACGCTCATCGAGGCCATGCCGGGCACGGGCGTCCAGCAGGTGGTCGTCACCTCGCTCACCGACTACCTGCCGTTCGTCAAGCGTGAGCTGCTGAAGCTTCCGCTGGCCAAGGCGCGCAGGCTGCTCTCCGAGCTGAGCACCGAGGTGCCCGAGACGGCGGGCGTCCTGTGGTTCGACGATCTGCTCAAGGAAGGGCCGGACAGTCCCCAGCAGACACCGGTCGACCCCATCCGTGACCTGGCCGTCCTGCAGTACACGGGCGGTACGACCGGCCGTCCCAAGGGTGCGATGCTCACGCACCGCAACCTCGTCGCCAACGCGCACCAGACCACCGCCTGGGACCCGGGGATCCGCCCCGGCCATGACGTGAACCTCGCCGTCGTGCCGCTCTTCCACGTCTTCGGGCTGACGTTCTGCCTGACGTGTACGACGCTGATCGGCGGCATGGTCATCCTCATCCCGAGGTTCGACCTCGACCTCGTGCTGGATGCCGTACGCAAGCACAAGCCGACACTGTTCCCCGGCGTTCCCCCCATCTACCAGCAGCTCGCCGCGGCGCCGGAGTCGAAGAAGGCCGGCGTGGGCGACATCCGTACCTCGGTGTCGGGCGCCATGAAACTCGCCCGTACGACCGTGGAAGCCTTCAAGATCGGTACCGGCGGGCAGCTCGTCCAGGGGTACGGGATGACCGAGACCTCGCCCGTCCTCATGGCCAACCCGCTCGACGGGAACGCCCGCCACGTCTCGGTGGGCGCGCCGCTTCCCGGCACCGAGGCGCGCATCGTGGACGAGAACGACCCGCGGCGCGTCCTCCCGATCGGCTACCCGGGAGAGCTGATCGTACGGGGGCCGCAGGTGTTCGCCGGCTACTGGAACCAGCCCGCGGAGACCGCCGAGACCCTCTCACGCGACGGCTGGTTCCGTACGGGCGACATCGCCGTGATGAGCCCGGACGGCTTCTTCACCCTCATCGACCGCAAGCGCGACGTCGTCATCGTCGACGGCTTCAACGTCTATCCATCCGAGATCGAGAACGTCCTGAGCGCCCATCCGGGCGTGGGGGAGGCCGCCGTCGTCGGCGTTCCCGACTCGGCGCACGGCGAGGTCGTCAGCGCGTACATCATCCCGCGCGACCCGAATCTGGTGCCCACGCGCGAGGAGCTCACGGAGTACTGCGCGCACCACCTCGCCGAGTACAAGGTGCCCGCGTACATCGAGATACGCCCGACGCTGCCGCGCAACATGCTCGGGAAGGTCCTTCGCCGCGTCCTCCGCGAAGAGAACGCGATGACCTGATCAGTCGGACGTGTCGAGCCGGCGCAGCGCGCCCTTGACGGTCTCCGAGTCGTACGTCGTCCAGAACGGCGGCAGCGAGGCGCGCAGGAAACTGCCGTACCGGGCGGTGGCCAGGCGCGGGTCGAGGATCGCGACCACGCCGCGGTCGGTCATGCTGCGCAGCAGGCGCCCTGCGCCCTGGGCGAGGAGCAGTGCGGCGTTGGTGGCGGCGACCGCCATGAAGCCGTTGCCGCCGCGCGCCCCGATGGCCCGCTGGCGCGCCGAGGACAACGGGTCGTCCGGGCGCGGGAACGGGATCCGGTCGATGACCACGAGCCGCAGTGACGGACCGGGTACGTCGACGCCCTGCCAGAGCGACAGCGTCCCGAACAGGCATGTCGCGTCGTCCTCGGCGAAGCGCTTGACCAGCTGGGACGTGGAGTCCTCACCTTGGCAGAGCAGCGGCTGAGAGAACCGGCCGCGCAGCTCCTCGGCGGCCTGCTTGGCCGCGCGCATCGAGGAGAACAACCCCAGCGTACGGCCGCCGGCCGCGCCGATCAGCTCGCTCAGCTCCGTGAGGTAGGCCTCCGGGAGACCGTCCCGTCCGGGCGTGGGCAGCCCGCGGGCGATGTAGAGGATGCCGCTGCGCGCGTGGTCGAACGGCGAGCCGACGTCCAGGCCCGACCACTTGATCGGCTGCTTGTCGGCCTTGTCGGAATCGGTCTCGAGGACGTCCTTCTCGTCCGGGGCGTCGAGCGGCGGCAGGCCCCACTGCCGGGCGAGCGGCTCGAACGATCCGCCGAGGGACAGCGTTGCCGAGGTCAGCACCGTCGTCCGCTGGCGGAAGAGGCGCTCGCGGAGCAGGGCGCCGACGCCTAGCGGCGCGACCTTGAGCGCCGTGGGCCGCCGCGAGTCCTCCGAGAACGGCTTGTCCAGCCAGACGACGTCGTGCCGCGAGGCGAGATCGCCCTTGAACGCCTCCAGGAAGCGTACGGCGGTGTCGTGGATCTCCTCGAGCGAGGTGAGGGCCGCGCGTCCGGCGCCGAGGCGCTCGGCGTCGTCCTCGCTGCCCTTGAGGTTCGTACGCAGAGCCGTGGCGCAGGCGTACGCGGCGTCGCGGATCGACACGAGCGAGAACCCGACCGCCTCGGGGAGTACGTCCATGCGGCCCGCGTGCATCTCGGCGAGCATGGGCTGCAGCGCCTCCCCGGCCTCCTTGAGCCGGTCCGCGAGGTCGTCCTCGATGAGCCGCCCGCAGCGGCGTGCGGTGATCTCCACTGCCTGGGCGGACAGCTCCGCGGTGGCCACCGACGTGACGCGGTCGACGAGCTCGTGCGCCTCGTCGATGATGGCGACGTCATGGTCGGGCAGAACCTGGAAGTCCTCCAGGGCGTCGATCGCCAGCAGCGCGTGGTTGGTGACGACGATGTCGGCCTCGCCGGCCTCG
It encodes:
- a CDS encoding DUF4192 domain-containing protein, producing MSLNTLRLRSPADVVAAIPYLIGFHPADSVVVLACDNARGAYAVRLDLTAQDALLEHITDLVARRRPEGVIVAGYGSADRVTPMVDRVRGHLDASGVRLREALRVEAGRFWSYLCSDSACCPSEGTYVDIDTSPVAAAAIAGGMVALPDRRDLERTLEPTGGEQMRQSTAKAELRLATWAESDTHKVPTHMITEGVPLVRDLLERACKGSDPPTTDEVAWLGVLLVNLRVRDEAWVRMKDPDLDAHISLWRHVLKQVTAPYAAAPACLLSFAAWRAGEGALANIALDRALSTDPSYSMARLLQELFISGLPPWSVPLDITPEDLDETD
- a CDS encoding AMP-binding protein; this encodes MSTPYDERPWLRFYAEGVPANVQIPDVPLTYLLDASAERFPNRKALMFFGRSMTYARLLSEVNRFAGALRRIGVRKGERVAMILPNCPQEVIAFYAILRIGAIVVPTNPLYTASELRHQLADSGARVVIVFDKAYETLIEAMPGTGVQQVVVTSLTDYLPFVKRELLKLPLAKARRLLSELSTEVPETAGVLWFDDLLKEGPDSPQQTPVDPIRDLAVLQYTGGTTGRPKGAMLTHRNLVANAHQTTAWDPGIRPGHDVNLAVVPLFHVFGLTFCLTCTTLIGGMVILIPRFDLDLVLDAVRKHKPTLFPGVPPIYQQLAAAPESKKAGVGDIRTSVSGAMKLARTTVEAFKIGTGGQLVQGYGMTETSPVLMANPLDGNARHVSVGAPLPGTEARIVDENDPRRVLPIGYPGELIVRGPQVFAGYWNQPAETAETLSRDGWFRTGDIAVMSPDGFFTLIDRKRDVVIVDGFNVYPSEIENVLSAHPGVGEAAVVGVPDSAHGEVVSAYIIPRDPNLVPTREELTEYCAHHLAEYKVPAYIEIRPTLPRNMLGKVLRRVLREENAMT
- a CDS encoding ATP-dependent DNA helicase — protein: MPDDLLDSADKTDLPDVSALLAAAVSGVGGAERPGQVKMAEAVAHAIGSGEHLAVQAGTGTGKSLAYLVPAVRHAVDAGPAGEGHSCVVVSTATIALQRQLIDRDLPRLSDSLTPLLGREPAFAILKGRRNYLCRHRLQTDAPEDPEEILFDAQAVSAAGRQVQRIHEWAETTETGDRDELVPGVSEQAWRSVSVSARECLGAQRCPFGTECFAERARDEAGEADIVVTNHALLAIDALEDFQVLPDHDVAIIDEAHELVDRVTSVATAELSAQAVEITARRCGRLIEDDLADRLKEAGEALQPMLAEMHAGRMDVLPEAVGFSLVSIRDAAYACATALRTNLKGSEDDAERLGAGRAALTSLEEIHDTAVRFLEAFKGDLASRHDVVWLDKPFSEDSRRPTALKVAPLGVGALLRERLFRQRTTVLTSATLSLGGSFEPLARQWGLPPLDAPDEKDVLETDSDKADKQPIKWSGLDVGSPFDHARSGILYIARGLPTPGRDGLPEAYLTELSELIGAAGGRTLGLFSSMRAAKQAAEELRGRFSQPLLCQGEDSTSQLVKRFAEDDATCLFGTLSLWQGVDVPGPSLRLVVIDRIPFPRPDDPLSSARQRAIGARGGNGFMAVAATNAALLLAQGAGRLLRSMTDRGVVAILDPRLATARYGSFLRASLPPFWTTYDSETVKGALRRLDTSD